TGCAGTTGCCATCTAGAAGGCTAAGTACTGGGAACCGGTTACCAGAAAGTTTATGGCCTTCTACAATGAGAAGTCTTAGTGTTTCCTTTCAATCGGATTCTATTTCCATTCCTATCAGCAAGAAGGAAAAACCAGTCAGTAACATTTCTTCTGATCGTACCTTGCGGTCATCTTCAAATGTGGCTCATAAACAGGCCGAAGCACCTGCCGGATCACGGAAGCCTACACCACAAAGAAAGAGGAGTCCTCTTAAAGGGAAGAATGTACGGGATCAGTCAGAGAATGCTAAACCGATAAATGGTTTGCATACTAAATTGATTGATCAGCATCGATGGGCTAGCAGGTTAGGTGGGAAGGTATCTTCCAATTCATTGAATAAAAGTGTAGATCTCACTGATAAGACTGTGAAAGCTTTATTTAAACCAATTGGAATTGGTTTATCTTCACTCAGGAAAATGTCTGTGCATGGTAGTAATATTAAACCTCTACAAAAATCAGCTAGTGATGCTGCAAAATTATCATGTCTAGAAGATAGTGGCAGGATAAGGTCTGGGGCAAATTCTGCAGATGATGATTCCCTACAGGTATCCGGAGTTCATAAGCTTGTTTCAGCAAATTTATCAAATAGAATGTCTTTAGTAATTCCTGCAGTTAGATCACAGTCCTTGCCTACTCATGGATCATGCCCTCCATCACCAAGTAGGACCTCCGTTAGTAGAGGTGTCAGTCCAGCTTGCGCAAGACCATCCACTCCTCCTTCTAGAGGTGTCAGCCCTTCTCGGACAAGGCCATCAGGTGTCTCTAGTCAATCCAATAGTTCTACTTCAGTGCTTAGTTTTATAGTGGATTTTAAGAAAGGCAAAAAAGGTGCAAGCATTGAAGAAGCTCATCAGATACGGTTGTTATACAATAGATATTTGCAGTGGCGATTTGCTAATGCCAGGGCAGAGGCTGTTCTTTATTTTCAGAAAGTAAATTCAGCGGTAGGATATCATGCATGCCTAGCTAGCTAAACTTTTCTAAATATAGGCCTCCCGAATTTGTCATTCATCTTTCTTAATTTCGTCACTAGCATGATGCATTTGATGACATTTTTCATGTATGCTTAGACTATTAGCTTTCCTTTTACTTTGCAaagtataatatatttatatatataattttattttataaagaaATGAAAGGAAAAAGTGCAGAGAAATTTTTATTACATTAAATATAGCATAAGTTGTTAAAGTGCAGCTCTATTTATGATTTGATTAAATTATTCTTCACTTATTCTACTTCGATTTCATGTGTAATGCATAATGTCTTTAGTTAATAAACGTTGCTGAAtagaattttcttttcatgtcattttaaatttcattgaAAGTTTTTTGATGGTGCAGAAAACTCTGTACAATGTTTGGAAGAGTACATTAGCTCTGTGGGAGTCAGTAAGCAGCAAAAGAATCAATCTCCAACAGCTGAAGCTAGAGCTTAAACTGAATGCTGTTTTGAATGATCAAGTAATAGCTCCTTGTCATGGCACTATAATTTTGCAaccagatctgattttttttccCGTACTTTAGTGCCCTGAGTTGTTTTATGTGAACATCTTATTCTTGAGGAGGTGCCAATATGCTTTTTCACCCTCTTTTCTTTTTGGATGGGCAGTAGGGTAAGAGGGGAAGGAAAGTTGAGAGGAGGGGGGCCATGCGGAGTCAGAGTAGTAGAACATAATCTTGAAGTTAGAATACATGATCCATTATATACGGATTTGGATGTTTTAGTGCCTGCTTGGTTGTATTTAGATTTGACATGCATCATTACAGATGTGCACAGCAAATTAGAGTTTTATGTAATCATATCTAGCAAAACTAGCATTGTTCAGCAGTTCTCCAATTATCATTGCAAAATGGTTTAGTTATTTTACAAGATACAAAGAAATCGTCATATACCTTAGAAGCCATGGGAGTCAGGGATCAGAGCTGTCATCCTCCCAGAGATACCAGCAGACTAGTAGAGTTTAATttgatatatgcataaataattaTATCTTGGGAAACTTTTTACAGCAAACTTTTTTGGACCATCTAGTCAATTCGGTTTATGTCCTATCACATGTAGCTTTTGCTATATTCGCCTGATTTAGTCATATGAAGGATAACAATAGGATTTATTCTATCACATAACAACACTAAATACACCCTTGACATGGTTTCTATCAAGCAAAACTCATTTTCTTCTATTCTTTGCCTAAACAGCATATAATGAAGTACAAAAGAATATAGTGGAGCTGAGAATGCATTAGAAATAGTAGGGGAAGCAGTTAATGCAAACAAAAATTAATGTTTGATGTATAAAGTCCTATTTGAGCTAGATTGATGAAATAGGAAGGAGGAAAATAATAGTAATATACAGAAGGGAAAACAATGGTCTACTCGGTTCTTAAATAttgtcatttttaattcaattaacaTTAGCTGACAGTATTAATTGTTGATTGATTGATAATTATGTGGTGAAGTTGCTTAAGATGCCTTGTTTGTGTGAATTGGAGTCCCTGGAGACTAATAACAGGACTTATGGAGAAGGGAGACTAGATTTGGTGATAGGTGGTAGGAGAACAAGCAAATGACCAAAAGGAAAAATGACATGGATTGAGGCAGCTAGAAGGCAATTACATTccagattttattttaattatccaAT
Above is a genomic segment from Hevea brasiliensis isolate MT/VB/25A 57/8 chromosome 17, ASM3005281v1, whole genome shotgun sequence containing:
- the LOC110671203 gene encoding AUGMIN subunit 8 → MDVYESQKRTAVDKPRAPLVPAEGNSNAAATARRPRTREVSSRCKSPTPSVSRRCVSPSLSRTLPTTSQVVSKRAKSAERRRPSTPPSTSSPSTPVHDSSVDMQLPSRRLSTGNRLPESLWPSTMRSLSVSFQSDSISIPISKKEKPVSNISSDRTLRSSSNVAHKQAEAPAGSRKPTPQRKRSPLKGKNVRDQSENAKPINGLHTKLIDQHRWASRLGGKVSSNSLNKSVDLTDKTVKALFKPIGIGLSSLRKMSVHGSNIKPLQKSASDAAKLSCLEDSGRIRSGANSADDDSLQVSGVHKLVSANLSNRMSLVIPAVRSQSLPTHGSCPPSPSRTSVSRGVSPACARPSTPPSRGVSPSRTRPSGVSSQSNSSTSVLSFIVDFKKGKKGASIEEAHQIRLLYNRYLQWRFANARAEAVLYFQKVNSAKTLYNVWKSTLALWESVSSKRINLQQLKLELKLNAVLNDQMAYLDDWASLERDHLNSLSGALEDLEATTLRLPVTGGAKADIDSLKVAICSAVDMMQAVGSSICSLLSRVEGMNELVSELAVIAAEEKALLDECEALLASTAALQLEEYSIRTHLIQVKTCS